One Chryseobacterium indoltheticum DNA segment encodes these proteins:
- a CDS encoding nucleotide pyrophosphohydrolase: MEITNLQQQVDEWIKTIGVRYFNELTNMAMLTEEVGEVARIIARRYGEQSEKESDKSKDLGEELADVLFVTLCLANQTGVNLQDAFDKKMKIKTDRDKDRHHNNEKLK; the protein is encoded by the coding sequence ATGGAAATTACAAATCTGCAGCAACAGGTCGACGAATGGATAAAGACCATTGGGGTAAGATATTTCAATGAGTTAACCAATATGGCAATGCTTACTGAAGAAGTGGGCGAAGTTGCCAGAATTATCGCAAGAAGATACGGTGAACAGAGCGAAAAAGAAAGTGATAAAAGTAAAGATCTGGGAGAAGAATTAGCAGACGTTTTGTTTGTAACGCTATGTTTAGCCAACCAAACCGGAGTCAATCTACAGGATGCTTTCGATAAAAAAATGAAAATAAAAACTGATCGCGACAAAGACAGACATCACAATAATGAAAAACTTAAGTAA
- a CDS encoding type B 50S ribosomal protein L31, with protein sequence MKKGIHPENYRLVVFKDMSNDEVFLGKSTADTKDTIEFEGSEYPLIKMEISSTSHPFYTGKTKLVDTAGRVDKFMNKYKKFAK encoded by the coding sequence ATGAAAAAAGGAATTCACCCGGAAAATTATAGACTTGTTGTTTTCAAAGATATGAGTAACGACGAAGTATTCTTAGGTAAGTCAACTGCTGACACAAAAGACACTATCGAGTTTGAAGGTAGCGAGTACCCATTGATCAAAATGGAAATCTCTTCTACTTCTCACCCTTTCTACACAGGAAAAACTAAATTAGTTGATACTGCAGGTAGAGTAGACAAGTTTATGAACAAATACAAAAAATTCGCTAAGTAA
- a CDS encoding WxL protein host-binding domain-containing protein, producing MIKRIFLSLIFIVQFCFLKAGIVVLNGLSHSYQVENGKVYKGKIEIENTGNQQQSVKLFLQDYSYKSDGTINYSAPHTNSKTNTDWIKLNTNLVTLKAKQKTEVYYEINVPDHLSEPGSYWSVIMVEPVEEIKPNDNKQGVNITSIIRYAIQVITDFDSEKAKHDLAFEGVKIEKEEGKQILKVAIANRGNLYCKPTANIEIYSKKNGEKLGNFSSQALGLLPQTSKYFHIDISQMPPDKYNAVLIATDEEENAFALNVELEVKND from the coding sequence ATGATAAAGCGCATTTTCCTATCGCTAATTTTCATCGTGCAATTCTGTTTTCTAAAAGCCGGAATTGTTGTTCTCAACGGTCTTTCACACTCTTATCAGGTAGAAAACGGAAAAGTTTACAAGGGAAAAATTGAAATAGAAAATACGGGGAATCAACAACAAAGCGTAAAATTGTTTCTTCAGGATTACAGTTACAAATCTGACGGTACCATTAATTATTCTGCTCCTCATACCAACAGTAAAACCAATACAGACTGGATAAAACTGAATACCAATCTTGTCACTCTTAAAGCCAAACAGAAAACAGAAGTTTACTACGAAATAAACGTTCCTGATCATCTTTCTGAACCGGGAAGTTACTGGAGCGTAATTATGGTAGAACCTGTGGAGGAAATAAAGCCAAATGATAATAAACAGGGCGTAAATATTACCTCAATTATTCGCTATGCAATTCAGGTGATTACAGATTTTGATTCTGAAAAAGCAAAGCACGATCTTGCATTTGAAGGAGTAAAGATTGAAAAAGAAGAAGGAAAACAAATTTTAAAGGTTGCTATTGCAAACAGGGGAAATCTCTATTGCAAGCCAACCGCAAATATTGAAATTTACAGTAAAAAAAACGGAGAGAAACTCGGAAACTTTTCAAGTCAGGCGTTGGGATTATTACCCCAAACATCAAAATATTTTCATATTGATATCAGCCAAATGCCACCCGATAAGTATAATGCTGTACTTATCGCTACCGACGAAGAAGAAAATGCATTTGCTCTCAATGTAGAACTAGAAGTAAAAAATGACTAA
- a CDS encoding phospholipase domain-containing protein, producing the protein MKPSTQLQYNYDVNLKGDKIVMTNFKDTAVPIIIYDKNKFNTKDFYFSYELNSNGEISHLVDIKSYNYEVTGPNGFMRKFKGSKSPELQVTLFCNLYKNEVDVTLTNVSKNTLHIGLENQYDGNKKDFTLNASLDEKITINLDKTKGWYDLKIKSNSNSWHFTGRIESGN; encoded by the coding sequence ATGAAACCATCAACCCAACTACAATACAATTACGATGTAAATCTTAAAGGTGACAAGATCGTAATGACCAACTTTAAAGATACTGCGGTACCCATAATTATTTATGATAAAAATAAATTTAATACAAAAGACTTTTATTTTTCTTATGAATTGAATTCAAATGGTGAGATTTCGCATTTGGTAGATATAAAGTCATACAATTATGAGGTAACGGGTCCAAATGGTTTTATGAGAAAATTTAAAGGAAGCAAAAGCCCTGAGCTACAGGTAACTCTATTTTGTAATCTCTATAAAAATGAAGTAGATGTCACATTGACGAATGTATCCAAAAATACTTTACATATCGGTTTAGAAAATCAGTATGACGGGAATAAGAAAGATTTTACCCTCAACGCTTCTTTAGACGAAAAAATAACTATCAATTTAGACAAAACAAAAGGCTGGTACGATCTCAAAATTAAATCAAATAGTAATAGCTGGCATTTTACTGGAAGAATAGAATCCGGAAACTGA
- a CDS encoding 3-phosphoshikimate 1-carboxyvinyltransferase, with amino-acid sequence MKKLEKSKLIGNKTIQISGSKSISNRLLILESLFAAIKIGNLSNSQDTQLLRKALSEETEIVDIHHAGTAMRFLTSYYSIQDGKTTILTGSGRMKERPIKNLVTALQNLGVQIEYLENEGFPPLKINGRKITETKVDVPANISSQFITSLLLIAGKLENGLEINLVGEVTSRSYIEMTLDILTKFGIKNSFIGNTIKVESFIDNHSSVINYEVESDWSSASYFYSFAALGRETIHLKSFYKESTQGDSAIADIYEKFFGIKTTFAEDEHKLTLQPIENFIFPKKIILDMNNCPDIAQTLCVTAAALKISFEISGLGTLRVKETDRLLALYNELQKLGTETEITDATIKSISFKDPEENISIKTYQDHRMAMSFAPFCLIKDLNIEDENVVEKSYPMFWKDLNTILEN; translated from the coding sequence ATGAAGAAGCTAGAAAAATCAAAATTAATAGGAAACAAAACCATACAAATCAGCGGTTCGAAAAGTATTTCGAATCGTTTGTTGATTTTAGAAAGTCTGTTTGCAGCCATAAAAATCGGGAACCTTTCCAATTCTCAGGATACACAATTGCTAAGAAAAGCATTATCTGAGGAAACAGAGATTGTAGATATTCATCACGCAGGAACAGCAATGCGTTTCCTTACTTCGTATTATTCGATACAAGACGGAAAAACTACAATTCTTACCGGTTCCGGAAGAATGAAAGAAAGACCAATTAAAAATTTGGTTACGGCTTTACAAAATCTTGGTGTACAAATCGAATATCTGGAAAATGAAGGCTTTCCACCTTTAAAAATTAATGGAAGAAAAATCACAGAAACAAAAGTAGATGTTCCGGCAAATATTTCAAGCCAGTTCATTACTTCTCTTCTTTTAATCGCCGGAAAACTGGAAAATGGTTTGGAAATAAATTTGGTAGGTGAAGTTACTTCAAGGTCATATATTGAAATGACTTTGGATATTTTAACCAAATTCGGAATAAAAAACAGCTTTATAGGAAACACTATAAAAGTAGAATCATTTATTGATAATCATTCATCGGTTATCAACTATGAAGTAGAAAGCGACTGGAGCTCGGCCTCCTATTTCTATTCTTTCGCAGCTTTGGGAAGAGAAACAATTCATCTGAAAAGTTTTTACAAAGAATCTACACAGGGAGATTCTGCGATTGCAGATATTTATGAAAAGTTTTTTGGGATTAAAACCACATTCGCAGAAGACGAGCACAAATTGACCCTTCAGCCTATTGAAAATTTCATATTTCCGAAAAAGATTATTTTGGATATGAATAATTGCCCTGATATTGCCCAGACTCTTTGTGTAACTGCTGCAGCATTGAAAATTTCTTTTGAAATTTCAGGTTTGGGAACTTTGAGGGTCAAAGAAACGGATCGACTTTTGGCATTATACAATGAACTGCAAAAACTCGGAACAGAAACTGAAATCACAGATGCAACGATCAAATCAATCAGTTTTAAAGATCCTGAAGAAAACATTTCAATCAAAACCTATCAAGACCACAGAATGGCAATGAGTTTTGCACCATTTTGCCTTATTAAAGACTTAAATATTGAAGACGAAAATGTGGTGGAAAAATCGTATCCGATGTTTTGGAAAGATTTAAATACAATTCTTGAAAATTAA
- a CDS encoding IS110 family RNA-guided transposase: MSKLSKKVIGVDVGAKFLTVSFTDNVNQDQVFNIQNNQRSILSFLKKFPTEDYCLAIEATGNYSSRILHLSLDNGFESSLINCMSVKYFSRMKNIISKTDAEDAKVIRLYGEIFRPEVYIPKSIEIEHLDQEIKLLNDLEEEKRRYSVKLKSLRYNPQLNPNTEKHYEKRLKQLDKEIREVEMRLPQLQDEEFREIKGLIQSVSGIGEKTSLQLMTATSGFKNFDSSKSLVKYFGLAPRIYQSGKKSYSPGKCRTSKTHIRSLLYVCSWTAIKHNTQCKELYLRLLEKGKPKKLALIAVCNKLLRICFGVVKNKTAYQQNFQKNFKILT; the protein is encoded by the coding sequence ATGTCAAAATTATCAAAAAAAGTGATTGGTGTAGATGTAGGAGCAAAGTTTTTAACGGTAAGTTTTACGGATAATGTAAATCAAGATCAGGTTTTTAATATCCAAAACAATCAACGCTCGATTTTATCGTTTCTCAAGAAATTTCCCACAGAAGATTATTGTTTGGCTATCGAAGCCACAGGTAATTATAGTAGTCGCATACTCCATCTTTCTTTGGATAATGGTTTTGAATCAAGTTTGATTAACTGTATGTCTGTTAAATATTTTTCAAGGATGAAAAATATCATCAGCAAAACTGATGCAGAAGACGCCAAAGTCATCAGACTTTATGGAGAGATTTTTCGTCCGGAAGTTTATATTCCCAAAAGCATCGAGATTGAACATCTTGACCAAGAAATAAAACTTCTGAATGATCTCGAGGAAGAGAAGCGACGGTATTCGGTAAAGCTAAAGTCACTTCGTTACAATCCTCAGCTCAATCCCAACACGGAAAAACATTATGAAAAGAGATTAAAACAATTAGATAAAGAAATACGGGAAGTAGAAATGAGGCTTCCACAACTTCAAGATGAAGAATTTAGAGAAATAAAAGGTTTGATACAAAGTGTTTCGGGAATTGGGGAGAAGACCTCCCTTCAACTGATGACCGCTACATCTGGTTTTAAAAATTTTGATTCATCGAAATCACTCGTAAAATATTTTGGATTGGCTCCACGTATTTATCAATCAGGAAAGAAATCATATTCTCCCGGTAAGTGCCGTACATCCAAAACGCACATTAGAAGTTTGCTATATGTTTGTTCCTGGACGGCAATAAAACATAATACGCAGTGCAAAGAACTTTATCTGCGACTATTGGAAAAAGGAAAGCCTAAAAAACTTGCATTAATTGCAGTTTGTAACAAGTTACTGAGGATTTGTTTTGGTGTTGTGAAAAACAAAACTGCATATCAACAAAATTTTCAAAAAAACTTTAAAATTTTAACCTGA
- a CDS encoding bacteriocin-like protein, translated as MKNLKKISRKELKSISGGIEVCIQNCMVGYYKCCIPRQRYYCTPNGSQCGSIIIEP; from the coding sequence ATGAAAAACTTAAAAAAAATTTCAAGAAAAGAATTGAAAAGTATTAGCGGGGGAATCGAAGTGTGTATTCAAAATTGTATGGTAGGATATTATAAATGCTGCATTCCCCGTCAACGTTATTATTGTACTCCTAATGGGAGCCAATGCGGAAGTATTATTATAGAACCTTAA
- a CDS encoding GlmU family protein yields MQLVFSDAQYWEDFLPLTFTRPIAEMRCGILTFSERWQKILATTEVSWFTEMYLQQKFREPEKKESLFLVPNFLPTETVIQQIKELKQGEALVYEDELVAAKINMEGFSLHQIEKMTDIKEELVFYKKPTDLFTYNKEAIDFDFELLTKGKISQELSSTNGFLGNKEDLFIEEGAEIEFSTINTKTGKIYIGKNAEVMEGCNLRGPIALCEGSKFNLGAKIYGATTIGPHSKVGGEVSNIIIFGYSNKGHDGFVGNSVIGEWCNLGADTNSSNLKNNYGNVKLWNYRTKDFQDTGLQFAGLIMGDHSKTAINTQLNTGTVIGVASNIFKEGFPPNLIENFSWGGFKDDERFKLDKAYEVAEKVMARRKLPLTDGDKAILKHIFNEY; encoded by the coding sequence ATGCAACTTGTATTTTCAGATGCACAATACTGGGAAGATTTTCTTCCGCTTACTTTTACAAGACCTATTGCAGAAATGCGATGCGGAATTCTTACATTCTCCGAAAGATGGCAGAAAATCTTAGCTACTACTGAGGTTTCCTGGTTTACAGAAATGTATCTTCAGCAAAAATTCAGAGAACCTGAAAAAAAAGAAAGCCTGTTTTTGGTGCCCAACTTTTTGCCAACAGAAACAGTTATTCAGCAGATTAAAGAATTGAAGCAGGGTGAAGCTTTGGTTTATGAAGACGAGTTGGTTGCTGCGAAAATTAATATGGAAGGTTTTTCTTTACATCAGATTGAAAAAATGACTGATATTAAAGAAGAGCTTGTTTTCTATAAAAAGCCTACCGATTTATTTACTTATAATAAAGAAGCAATCGATTTTGATTTTGAATTGCTTACTAAAGGAAAAATTTCTCAGGAATTGTCTTCTACCAATGGATTTTTAGGAAATAAAGAAGATTTGTTTATCGAAGAAGGAGCCGAAATAGAATTCTCAACCATCAATACCAAAACCGGGAAAATCTATATCGGGAAAAATGCCGAAGTAATGGAAGGTTGTAATCTTCGTGGCCCGATTGCGCTTTGTGAAGGCTCTAAGTTTAATTTAGGTGCAAAAATTTACGGTGCAACCACGATTGGTCCGCATTCTAAAGTTGGCGGTGAAGTGAGTAATATTATTATTTTTGGCTATTCGAATAAAGGACATGATGGTTTTGTAGGAAATTCTGTGATTGGTGAATGGTGTAATCTAGGCGCAGATACAAACTCATCCAACCTGAAAAATAATTACGGAAATGTAAAGCTTTGGAACTACAGAACCAAAGATTTTCAGGATACAGGTCTGCAGTTCGCAGGCTTAATAATGGGAGATCATTCTAAAACAGCAATCAATACACAATTGAATACAGGAACGGTAATAGGAGTTGCATCTAATATTTTTAAAGAAGGCTTCCCGCCCAATCTGATTGAAAACTTTTCTTGGGGCGGATTTAAAGATGATGAACGATTTAAATTGGATAAAGCGTACGAAGTTGCCGAAAAAGTAATGGCAAGAAGAAAATTGCCTTTAACAGATGGTGATAAAGCGATTTTGAAACATATTTTTAATGAATATTAA
- a CDS encoding SDR family oxidoreductase, whose amino-acid sequence MSKTIIITGTSSGIGFVLAEYFGKKGHHVYGLSRKFTESQYFKSIPTDITDNDAVQNAIAEVLKTETKIDVLINNAGMGMVGSVEDSTKEDILKLFNLNLVGSVQMMTAVMPKMRENKFGKIINVSSIGSEMGLPFRGFYSASKSALDKVTEAMRYEVYPWNIDVCSLHLGDIKTNIAENRVKTKVSEPYATIFDKVYSLMNSHVGDGTEPLEVAEYIDKLLTKNKWKAHYYFGKFGQKIGVPLKWILPQGTYENLMKKYNKLA is encoded by the coding sequence ATGTCAAAAACAATCATCATCACCGGAACTTCCTCAGGAATTGGTTTCGTGTTAGCAGAATATTTCGGGAAGAAAGGTCATCACGTTTACGGTTTAAGCAGAAAATTTACCGAAAGTCAGTATTTCAAATCAATTCCTACAGATATTACAGACAATGATGCGGTACAAAATGCAATCGCTGAAGTTTTAAAAACAGAAACTAAAATTGATGTTTTAATTAACAATGCAGGGATGGGAATGGTGGGTTCGGTAGAAGATTCTACAAAAGAAGATATTTTGAAATTATTCAATCTAAATCTTGTAGGATCAGTTCAGATGATGACTGCTGTAATGCCGAAAATGCGGGAAAATAAATTCGGAAAAATCATCAATGTTTCCAGTATCGGAAGTGAGATGGGATTACCTTTCCGTGGATTTTATTCGGCTTCAAAATCTGCTTTGGATAAAGTTACGGAAGCGATGAGATATGAAGTTTACCCTTGGAATATCGATGTTTGTTCGCTTCATTTAGGCGATATTAAGACCAATATTGCCGAAAATCGTGTGAAAACAAAAGTTTCTGAACCATACGCAACTATTTTCGATAAAGTATATTCTTTGATGAATTCTCATGTTGGCGACGGAACTGAACCTTTGGAAGTTGCAGAATATATTGACAAGCTTTTAACTAAAAATAAATGGAAAGCTCATTATTATTTTGGTAAATTCGGGCAGAAAATCGGCGTTCCTTTGAAATGGATTTTACCACAGGGAACTTACGAGAATTTAATGAAGAAGTATAATAAACTGGCTTAG
- a CDS encoding BamA/TamA family outer membrane protein translates to MKLTLNIFFILFCVFVQAQKKHYFLIDTETQVKKKVKDSVSAVKFLDSLAQSNYFFTELKDVKIKGDSTEIFYDKGKNFNETYVNLSDSIVDKFKLEKEFFTKNLDSVKKNINKKYIDDGFAFSRIKSQFKGQKNGIPIVELDINKNNKRTIDGFVAKGYTRVPKRFIKNLEKEFKGKTYDDKNLIAINKNFQSHPFITLERQPQTLFTKDSTQIYLFMEKKKTNTFDGVIGFGNDKTDKFTLNGTLNVNFKNMFNGFEAVNLYWQRNPDKGQTFDLQTDIPYLFNSNVGLNMKVNIFRQDSTFANVKALPAFYYHLNSRQKIGLRGTFESSAILDSLYIQGKDYNKKGIGIFFDMTEPTDIDLFLYKSKLNVGYDFLATNYTAENIKANQNQFYFFGEYNYHINGNHFLNIKGEGAMMDSKIDFSANELYRFGGWNSLRGFNENSLAADFYYYAGMEYRYLIGNQAFFDVFGQYGQLNNKSLNVKPKLYSVGLGFNFFIPLGLMSFQLSNGNEFGNPFKFNDIKIHWGILSRF, encoded by the coding sequence TTGAAATTAACTTTAAACATATTTTTTATCCTGTTTTGCGTTTTTGTACAAGCGCAGAAGAAACATTATTTCCTTATTGATACAGAAACGCAAGTCAAAAAAAAGGTAAAAGACTCGGTTTCTGCTGTCAAATTTCTTGATTCTTTAGCGCAAAGCAATTATTTTTTTACTGAGCTTAAAGATGTTAAAATAAAAGGTGACAGCACAGAGATTTTCTATGACAAAGGCAAAAACTTCAATGAAACGTACGTTAATCTCTCCGATTCTATTGTCGACAAATTCAAACTGGAGAAAGAGTTTTTCACAAAAAATTTAGATTCAGTCAAAAAAAATATCAACAAAAAATATATTGATGACGGATTTGCTTTCAGCCGGATCAAGTCTCAGTTTAAAGGTCAGAAAAACGGGATTCCGATTGTAGAACTTGATATTAATAAAAATAATAAACGTACGATTGACGGTTTTGTGGCAAAAGGATACACCCGAGTTCCCAAAAGATTTATAAAAAATCTTGAAAAAGAATTTAAAGGAAAAACGTATGATGACAAAAATCTGATTGCCATCAATAAAAATTTCCAAAGCCATCCTTTTATAACGCTTGAAAGGCAACCGCAAACTCTTTTCACAAAAGATTCCACACAGATCTATCTGTTTATGGAAAAGAAAAAAACCAACACTTTTGACGGAGTCATCGGTTTTGGAAATGATAAGACAGACAAATTTACCTTGAACGGAACTTTGAATGTCAATTTTAAAAATATGTTTAATGGTTTTGAAGCCGTGAATCTTTATTGGCAGAGAAACCCCGACAAAGGTCAGACTTTTGATCTGCAGACTGATATTCCGTATTTATTTAACTCTAATGTGGGTTTAAATATGAAAGTAAATATCTTCAGACAAGATTCTACTTTTGCCAACGTAAAAGCTTTACCCGCGTTTTATTATCATCTCAACAGCAGGCAAAAAATCGGGCTTCGAGGAACTTTTGAGTCATCTGCAATTCTCGACAGCCTCTATATCCAGGGGAAAGATTACAACAAAAAGGGGATTGGTATTTTCTTTGACATGACCGAGCCTACCGATATTGATCTTTTTCTTTACAAGTCTAAATTAAATGTTGGATACGATTTTCTGGCAACCAACTATACGGCTGAAAATATAAAAGCCAATCAAAATCAGTTTTACTTTTTTGGTGAATATAATTATCATATCAACGGAAATCACTTTCTCAACATAAAAGGAGAAGGCGCAATGATGGATTCTAAAATTGATTTTTCTGCCAACGAATTGTACCGTTTTGGTGGCTGGAATTCTCTCCGGGGTTTTAATGAAAACTCTCTCGCCGCCGATTTCTATTACTACGCAGGAATGGAATACCGATATCTCATCGGAAATCAGGCATTTTTTGACGTCTTCGGACAATATGGGCAGCTCAATAACAAATCGCTTAACGTAAAACCTAAATTATATAGCGTTGGTCTTGGTTTCAATTTCTTTATTCCGCTTGGATTGATGAGTTTTCAGCTTTCTAATGGTAACGAGTTTGGAAATCCTTTTAAGTTTAACGATATAAAAATTCACTGGGGAATTTTGAGCAGGTTTTAA